The Vicinamibacterales bacterium sequence CGCCGGCACTCACTGCCCGCACCGGTCGTTTCAAACTGACCTGCAGGGTTGGCGCCAATGCGACACCAATAAAATGAGAACTTCCGGATCCAGCGAGGAGTAACCCGTCAGAAGACTCGATGCTTGGAAATATACAATCAGGCAATCGGCTAGCTATCGCTTGCCAAGCCTCGGGCTGACGGCAAATCTCCTGCAGGGTATGTCCATACCCCCGACTGACCTGGTCAGCCGCAGACACCCCTCGTGTCAAGGCTCCAATGGAAGAGGCCCTGGCAGCCAGAGTCTTGACTAGGTCAGGCATGCCGTTTATGCGAACGTGATCCAGTCCCAATTCTCATCCACTCATTGATCTTCGTCATCGAGCACGCTATAAGCATACGCACACGCAGGTTACTGGAATGCAAAACTACTGGTCAAATAACATGGGTGGCAACCGTCGATGGCTAATGTTTGCCCTCGGCACAACACTTTCGTGGGGTGTGTGGGGAGCCCTGATCGAGATTCCTGAAAAGCTTGGTTTTCCTGCCACCCTTGGATATTCAGTCTGGGCCCTCACGATGGTCCCGTGCGCTGTCCTAGCCTTACGAAGTGACGACTGGCGTCTGGCGCTGCACCGAGAAGCTTGGGTCTTCGGGAGCTTGATTGGATTCCTCGGGGCCGGTGGCCAACTGATCCTCTTTGAAGCACTTCGCTCGGGACCCGCCTTCATCGTGTTTCCAATTGTTTCGTTATACCCAGCGATTACAATCATTCTCTCTCTTTGGCTCCTGAAGGAGCAAGCCTCTACCCGTAATTGGATTGGTATTTGTCTCGCACTTCCAGCCATCGCCTTGCTGTCTTATGTTGCACCTAATGACACCCTAATCAGTGGTTACACCTGGCTCTTTCTCGCCATGGGCGTCTTTCTTATGTGGGGACTCCAAGCTTACTTTATGAAATTGGCCAGCGATCGAATGCCGTCAGAGAGCATGTTCTTCTACATGACGTTGACAGGCGTCCTCCTGATTCCGATCGCCGTAACGATGACCGATTTTAACCAAACGATTAACTGGACCTTTACCGGCCCGTACCTCGCCGGGTTAATCCATATTCTTAATGCTGTGGGTGTTCTCTGCTTCGTTTATGCAGTTAGAGACGGAAAGGCCATTATCGTCGTCCCCATGACGGCCTTGGCGCCTGTGATCACCATTGTGCTGTCCCTGGCCATCTACTCTCGAGTACCCTCTAGCTATCAACTCGTCGGCATGTGCATGGCCACCGCGTCCATCTACCTAATGGCCGAATAGCACTCGCTGATCGACTCACTGATGACCCATCATTGCACATCATCGCATCCACCTCTATTGCCTAGGCTGCCTGCGTGATTAAGGAAAGGTCCATACATGCGTCTGCGAAGACTCGCGGCACTTATCTTGACCGGCTTCTTTCTATGTCCGCTCGCTGGCTCTGGCCAAACCGAAGGTCCTACATTAGTAACCATTGCGACTGGCCTTGGCGACATCGAAATTAGCGTCGACACCGTGAGAGCGCCAAACACAGCTGCGAACTTCCTACGCTATGTCACAGGCCGTCACTACGATGGCGGGGAGTTTTTTCGGAGTGTGACTTTGGATAACCAACCAAACAATGAAGTCAAAATTGAGGTTATTCAGGCTAGAGTAAACCCAGATAGAATAGAAGATCGATTCGAAGCAATCCCACTTGAGCGTACGGATGCGACAGGCATTTATCACATAGACGGTGCAATCTCGATGGCGCGGGGTGCTCCAAACAGCGCAACTTCGAGCTTCTTCATCTGCATCGGCAATCAGCCCTCATTAGATTTTGGTGGAGCCAGGAATCCCGATGGACAAGGTTTCGCGGCCTTTGGCCGTGTGACTAGAGGCAAAGACGTGGTGAGGCTCATTCAACAGCAATCTGCCAGCGGACAGCAACTCGAACCGCCAATACAAATCGAGTCGGTCACAGTAACCAGGCAGGAGTGACTTCGTCTATTATTCTTGACCAGGCACGCCTAGGTGGTGAACTGAAATCAGTCAGCCAAAAGACCCTCAGTGTGCATCATTTCAGCATTGAGAATCGCTGCTCCCGCGGCTCCCCGAATCGTATTGTGCCCTAAGACCACGAACTTATAATCAAGGACCCCACAGGGGCGTAAGCGGCCCACCGAAACCGCCATTCCTCCGTCTCGGTCGGCATCCAACCTCGGCTGCGGACGTAAGGCTTCCTCAAGATAAACTACAGGTCGAGCTGGAGCACTTGGCAACCGCGCATACTGTGGACGACCACGAAATCTGTCAAAGGCAGCTCGAACATCGGCCTCTTCAGGGCAGGCAGTGAATTGCACCGACACCATCTCAGTATGACCGTTGATCACGGGCACACGCGTTGTGGCAGCACTTAGAGCCATATCGTGTGGTTCGATTTTGCCGTTTCTTAGCTGACCAAAAATCTTCTGCGTCT is a genomic window containing:
- a CDS encoding DMT family transporter, whose translation is MQNYWSNNMGGNRRWLMFALGTTLSWGVWGALIEIPEKLGFPATLGYSVWALTMVPCAVLALRSDDWRLALHREAWVFGSLIGFLGAGGQLILFEALRSGPAFIVFPIVSLYPAITIILSLWLLKEQASTRNWIGICLALPAIALLSYVAPNDTLISGYTWLFLAMGVFLMWGLQAYFMKLASDRMPSESMFFYMTLTGVLLIPIAVTMTDFNQTINWTFTGPYLAGLIHILNAVGVLCFVYAVRDGKAIIVVPMTALAPVITIVLSLAIYSRVPSSYQLVGMCMATASIYLMAE
- a CDS encoding peptidylprolyl isomerase, with the translated sequence MRLRRLAALILTGFFLCPLAGSGQTEGPTLVTIATGLGDIEISVDTVRAPNTAANFLRYVTGRHYDGGEFFRSVTLDNQPNNEVKIEVIQARVNPDRIEDRFEAIPLERTDATGIYHIDGAISMARGAPNSATSSFFICIGNQPSLDFGGARNPDGQGFAAFGRVTRGKDVVRLIQQQSASGQQLEPPIQIESVTVTRQE